Genomic DNA from Peptostreptococcaceae bacterium:
GAGGATACCGCAGCGAAGGATGCAGCCGTATGACCGGATGGAAAAGAATAATCGGTGGGGCGAGCGATAAGAAGCTGTACTGTTGTGTTCACGTCACAGGGACGAACCCGAGCAACAAGGGGCTTCAAAATTATATTGCAGACAGTTACATCCAAAATCAGGGCAAACAGCAGGGCAAAACCGGCCCTTCTATATTTGCGGCTAATCAGTAGGGTAATAGTTAGTATGATCCAAACTATACCCGCATCGCCAAGCTTTGAAATAGTTGGCATTAGCACATCCAAAAAATCATTGCGGCAATTGTCATATATAAAATTCAAAATTGTAAAATCAAATGATAGCAAGTTGCTTCAC
This window encodes:
- a CDS encoding phosphatase PAP2 family protein, which translates into the protein MPTISKLGDAGIVWIILTITLLISRKYRRAGFALLFALILDVTVCNIILKPLVARVRPCDVNTTVQLLIARPTDYSFPSGHTAASFAAVSSLYLSQQWLWKPALVLAILISFSRLYLYVHYPTDIFAGIMLGIIVGYLGYKLVVFSKSLCNKRKQGDR